From Ficedula albicollis isolate OC2 chromosome 20, FicAlb1.5, whole genome shotgun sequence, one genomic window encodes:
- the LOC101819840 gene encoding immunoglobulin superfamily member 1-like isoform X2, translating into MLPVSRVLAFGAWLVAQSEATPSAPTISIFLKPPGVIPPGGSSTICCICQCSYGSLVLYKGSLRLHALEHSGSRAEFSISNATFEDRGTYHCHYLEGGTVLARSDELEVSVEELHLPRPALSVLPGHEVLAGVDVMFRCTTTPPSTGCYLYLEGQIRAQLFSREQGDYNLSHVQKGASGRYSCQCYNMSTSIEWSAVSNTLDLVVRDYTLCNAVRLALAAGLLLLLGLIAAEAALCWGWRSRARPRHRCDK; encoded by the exons ATGCTGCCTGTGAGCCGTGTGCTGGCCTTCG gCGCTTGGCTGGTGGCACAGAGCGAGGCTACACCGA GTGCCCCCACAATCTCCATCTTCCTGAAGCCACCTGGGGTGATCCCACCAGGAGGATCCAGCACCATCTGCTGCATTTGCCAGTGCAGCTATGGGAGCCTCGTGCTGTACAAGGGCAGCCTCCGGCTCCATGCCCTGGAGCACAGCGGCAGCAGGGCTGAGTTCTCCATCTCTAATGCCACCTTCGAGGACAGGGGCACCTACCACTGCCACTACCTGGAGGGAGGCACCGTGCTGGCCCGAAGTGATGAGCTGGAAGTCTCTGTGGAAG agctccATCTCCCCAGACCTGCcctctctgtcctgcctgggCACGAGGTGCTTGCGGGAGTTGACGTGATGTTCCGCTGCACCACCACACCCCCCAGCACTGGCTGTTACCTGTACCTGGAGGGCCAGATCCGAGCCCAGCTCTTCTCGAGGGAACAAGGTGACTACAACCTCTCCCACGTGCAGAAAGGCGCCAGTGGCCGCTACAGCTGCCAGTGCTACAACATGAGTACTTCAATAGAATGGTCTGCTGTCAGCAACACCCTGGACTTGGTGGTGAGAG ATTACACGCTGTGCAACGCCGTGCGCCTGGCGCTGGCGGccgggctgctgctgctgctggggctcatcGCGGCGGAGGCAGcgctctgctggggctggaggagccgAGCGCGGCCGCGGCACCGCTGCGATAAATAA
- the LOC101819840 gene encoding immunoglobulin superfamily member 1-like isoform X1, whose translation MLPVSRVLAFGAWLVAQSEATPSAPTISIFLKPPGVIPPGGSSTICCICQCSYGSLVLYKGSLRLHALEHSGSRAEFSISNATFEDRGTYHCHYLEGGTVLARSDELEVSVEELHLPRPALSVLPGHEVLAGVDVMFRCTTTPPSTGCYLYLEGQIRAQLFSREQGDYNLSHVQKGASGRYSCQCYNMSTSIEWSAVSNTLDLVVRVAAPSVPADYTLCNAVRLALAAGLLLLLGLIAAEAALCWGWRSRARPRHRCDK comes from the exons ATGCTGCCTGTGAGCCGTGTGCTGGCCTTCG gCGCTTGGCTGGTGGCACAGAGCGAGGCTACACCGA GTGCCCCCACAATCTCCATCTTCCTGAAGCCACCTGGGGTGATCCCACCAGGAGGATCCAGCACCATCTGCTGCATTTGCCAGTGCAGCTATGGGAGCCTCGTGCTGTACAAGGGCAGCCTCCGGCTCCATGCCCTGGAGCACAGCGGCAGCAGGGCTGAGTTCTCCATCTCTAATGCCACCTTCGAGGACAGGGGCACCTACCACTGCCACTACCTGGAGGGAGGCACCGTGCTGGCCCGAAGTGATGAGCTGGAAGTCTCTGTGGAAG agctccATCTCCCCAGACCTGCcctctctgtcctgcctgggCACGAGGTGCTTGCGGGAGTTGACGTGATGTTCCGCTGCACCACCACACCCCCCAGCACTGGCTGTTACCTGTACCTGGAGGGCCAGATCCGAGCCCAGCTCTTCTCGAGGGAACAAGGTGACTACAACCTCTCCCACGTGCAGAAAGGCGCCAGTGGCCGCTACAGCTGCCAGTGCTACAACATGAGTACTTCAATAGAATGGTCTGCTGTCAGCAACACCCTGGACTTGGTGGTGAGAG TGGCAGCCCCTTCTGTCCCCGCAGATTACACGCTGTGCAACGCCGTGCGCCTGGCGCTGGCGGccgggctgctgctgctgctggggctcatcGCGGCGGAGGCAGcgctctgctggggctggaggagccgAGCGCGGCCGCGGCACCGCTGCGATAAATAA